CGGCCGGTCTGTGGCGATCAGCTCATCGAGTGCGGCATCGCCTTTCGTACGCGCCATGATGGTGCGGGCGATGAGGTCGGCCATTTCGTCGAAGAGCTTGTAGGCACCGCCATTCGTTTCCATGAAGCCGAGCGCGTAGAGCGAGGGATGCTCGCGGCTGAAAAGGTTCATATAGAGATCGGGCTTGTTGCCCTTCCACGAGAAGAGGGCCGGATCGACATAAGGCACCTTCCACGTATAGCCCGTGGCGCAGATGATGAGGTCGATCTCCTCCGAGGTGCCGTCCTTGAAATGAACCACCTTGCCCTCGAAGCGGGCCACGTCCCGCTTCGCCTTGATGTCGCCGTGGCCGAGATAGTGCAGAAGCTGCGTGTTGAGGATCGGGTGTGTTTCGAAGAGCCGGTGGTCGGGCTTCTGCAAGCCGAGCCGAGTGATATCTCCATTGAGGATGCGCAGGATGACGCCGAAGATGCGCTGCGTCAGCCACATCGGCAGATGCGGACCTTCATGTGCGACGACATCCGCCGGAATGCCGAAGAGGTGCTTCGGCAGGAAGTGATAGCCGCGCCGGAGGCTGATGAAGGCGGCATCCGCGCCCTTCGCCGCGTCGCAGGCGATATCGCAGCCGGAATTGCCGGCGCCGATCACCAGCACGCGTTTGCCGCGGAACTCGTCCATCGAGCGGAAAGTGACAGCGTGACGCATCTCGCCCGTGAAGGTGCCGGGATAATCCGGCATCGCGGGATGCCAGTTTGTGCCGTTGGCGCAGACGAGCGAGCCGTAGGTCTTGGTCTCGCCGGTCGAAAGCGTGACGGCCCAGGTGCCGTCCGGCTGCAAATCCGTCTTCTCAACGGATGTGTTGAAGCGAATGTGCTCGCGCAAGCCATAAGCATCGGCGAACAGCCGCATGTAGCCGTGAATCTGCCTGTTGGAGGGATAGTCCGGATAGTCGTCCGGCATCGGGAAGTCGTGATAGTGCGACTGCGTTTTCGACGAGATGAAATGCGCCGAGTTGTAGACGGGCGAGCCCGGATTGCTCTGGTCCCACAAGCCGCCGACATCCGAATGGCGCTCATAAATGTCGAAGGGAATACCGTGCCGCAGAAAGGTGCGGGCGAGGCTGAGCCCCGCCGGACCGCCACCGACAACACAAACACGTCCGATCTCGCTCATGACCCGCTCCCAGAATAAAGTGAATAATCCTCACATTTGTGATAAGTGATAATCCCTCATATTCTCGCTGGCAAGAAAAATCGAAGGAAGCGGCATGATCCTCGCAACAACGCGCCGCCAACCGACACAGGCCCGGGCGCGCGAGCGCGTCGAACGCATCCTGACGGCGGCAACAGAATTGATCGCGGAAACGGGCAGCGATGCCGTGCGGATGACGGAAGTCGCCGAACGGGCCGGTGTGCCCATCGGCTCGCTCTATCAGTATTTCCCGGACAAGCCCGCGATCCTCAGGATGCTCGCCATGCGCGTCATGGAGCGCGTGCGCGACGGACTGAAGCAAAATCTCGACGGTGTCGGAAGCGCCGCCGACGCGCTTGCCCGCGTCGATGCGATCATGACCGGATATTACGGTCTCTTCCTGACCGAGCCGGTGACGCGCGATATCTGGTCGGCGACGCAATCCGACAAGACGCTGCAGGAACTGGACATCGCCGACAGCCGCGAGAACGGCCGCATCTTTTTCAGCGCGTTGAAACATCTCGTGCCGAGGCGCGAACATGCTCGCCTGCAAGCAGCGTCCTTCCTGCTGATGCAGCTCAGCGGCGCGGCGGTGCGCCTTGCCATCGCTGTCGACCGGGAAGAAGGCGACCGCCTTGTCGAGGAATACCGCCTCATCATGCGGCGCGAGCTGGAAAGCCTCTTCGATAAATGACGCCGGTTGCAACCGGCGGCAAGCTCGCCTAGCATCCGCCCCGCAATGGTTCCGAAGGCGAATAGCCGGAGGATGAAAAGGGAACCCGGTTAAATACCGGGGCTGCCCCCGCAACTGTAAGCAGAGAGTTCTGCCCAACCACGCCACTGGCGCTCCACCTCGGAGGCCGGGAAGGCTGGGAAAGAACAGTGACCTGCGAGCCAGGAGACCTGCCATTGCCCGTCAACGCGAACCGATGGGGCGGGGTGTCCCCTGGAGGAATGGATGCAGACAGGATCTGATCGCCGGCATTGTGTCCGGCCTCTCTTCATCGTGCCGTGGCATGCGCCGCGGCTTGCATTTTCCCATACGTGTCCGCTGACGGATTTTCCCGTGGTTCCAGCAAGGACACAGTCATGGAAGATCTGCTTGCCGTTTGCGCACCCACGCGCCTGCCCGCCATCCCTTTTACCCGATTAGCCGAACTCGTCTTTCCCGAACAGACGAACCATCACGGCACGCTGTTTGGCGGCGCATCGCTCGCGCTGATGGACCGCGCCGCCTATATCGCCGCGACGCGCCTGACACGGCGGAAAATGGTGACGGCGGGATTCGACGGCGTCGAATTCGGCCGGCCGGTCCTGCCGGGAGAACTGGCGGAGGTGACGGCGACGGTTCGCAAGACCGGCCGGTCGTCCGTTGTGTTCGACGTCGAGCTGCTGGCCGAAAACCTGCTCACCGGTGAGCGGGAAAGAGCCGTGGGCGGCACCATCGCGATGGTCGCGCAGGGCAAGCATGACGACGAGCCGCTGCCCATGCTCGTTGCCGCGCCCCCGCCGCACCCGGGGCTCACCAGCTTCGTCGAAGTCGTCTTTCCCGATGCCGCAAACCACCGCGACATTCTGTTCGGCGGCAACGCGCTGGCGATGATGGGGAAGGCTGCCTTCATCGCCGCTACACGCCACTGCCACCAGACGGTGGTCATGGCCGCTTCGGAGCGCATCGACTTCCGCGCACCCGTGAAAGTCGGCGCCTTTGCCGACGTCACCGCCCGCATCGTCATGACGGGGCGAAGCTCGATCTGCGTCGAGGTCGAACTCGTCGCGGAGGAGGCGCTGAGCGGCGAACGCGAGCTGAGCGCGCGCGGCCGCTTCGTCATGGTGGCGATTGGCGGGAATGGACGGCCCGTTGCCGTGCCCCCACGCGCCATCTGACACCCATCCATCCCGATTTTCCGCCTGCGTGACAGGCACAACGACAGGAGATTTGTCCATGACATTGACCAGCACTCTCGGCTATCCGCGCGTCGGCCCGCATCGCGAGCTGAAGGCCGCGCTTGAAACCTATTGGCGCGACGGCGAGGAAGCGCCGCTTCTCGATACGGCAAAGTCACTGCGCCGTGCCTCGTGGCGGCTTCAGAAGGAACACGGGATCGGCCATATCCCGTCGAACGATTTCACGCTCTACGACCATGTACTCGACACGATCTGCATGACGGGTGCGGTGCCGGAGCGGTTCGCTGCGGGAGCGGAAATCGATCTCGCCACCTATTTCGCGATGGCGCGCGGCGCACAGGACGGCACGCGCGATGTGGCGGCGATGGAGATGACCAAATGGTTCGACACCAACTACCACTACATCGTGCCGGAATTTTCTCCGGAGACGAATTTCCGGCTGGCCTTCACCAAAGCCATCGATGAATTTGCCGAAGCGAAGGCGCTTGGTGTTCACACGCGGCCGGTTCTTGTCGGGCCTTTCTCGTTCCTGAAACTTGGCAAGGCGACGGTGGCGGGCTTCGACCCGCTCGACCTGATGGGACGACTCCTTCCCGTATACGAA
Above is a window of Parvibaculum lavamentivorans DS-1 DNA encoding:
- a CDS encoding flavin-containing monooxygenase, translated to MSEIGRVCVVGGGPAGLSLARTFLRHGIPFDIYERHSDVGGLWDQSNPGSPVYNSAHFISSKTQSHYHDFPMPDDYPDYPSNRQIHGYMRLFADAYGLREHIRFNTSVEKTDLQPDGTWAVTLSTGETKTYGSLVCANGTNWHPAMPDYPGTFTGEMRHAVTFRSMDEFRGKRVLVIGAGNSGCDIACDAAKGADAAFISLRRGYHFLPKHLFGIPADVVAHEGPHLPMWLTQRIFGVILRILNGDITRLGLQKPDHRLFETHPILNTQLLHYLGHGDIKAKRDVARFEGKVVHFKDGTSEEIDLIICATGYTWKVPYVDPALFSWKGNKPDLYMNLFSREHPSLYALGFMETNGGAYKLFDEMADLIARTIMARTKGDAALDELIATDRPDLTGGIKFVGSSRHATYVEIDAYRKQMKRIRKRFGWPNLADGCFDALRVSRARAAA
- a CDS encoding TetR/AcrR family transcriptional regulator; its protein translation is MILATTRRQPTQARARERVERILTAATELIAETGSDAVRMTEVAERAGVPIGSLYQYFPDKPAILRMLAMRVMERVRDGLKQNLDGVGSAADALARVDAIMTGYYGLFLTEPVTRDIWSATQSDKTLQELDIADSRENGRIFFSALKHLVPRREHARLQAASFLLMQLSGAAVRLAIAVDREEGDRLVEEYRLIMRRELESLFDK
- a CDS encoding acyl-CoA thioesterase; this encodes MEDLLAVCAPTRLPAIPFTRLAELVFPEQTNHHGTLFGGASLALMDRAAYIAATRLTRRKMVTAGFDGVEFGRPVLPGELAEVTATVRKTGRSSVVFDVELLAENLLTGERERAVGGTIAMVAQGKHDDEPLPMLVAAPPPHPGLTSFVEVVFPDAANHRDILFGGNALAMMGKAAFIAATRHCHQTVVMAASERIDFRAPVKVGAFADVTARIVMTGRSSICVEVELVAEEALSGERELSARGRFVMVAIGGNGRPVAVPPRAI